The following coding sequences are from one Schizosaccharomyces osmophilus chromosome 1, complete sequence window:
- the sap14 gene encoding U2 snRNP-associated protein SF3B14 Sap14, which yields MSHRTANTEVSSILFVKNLSFKITSEEMYDLFGRYGPIRQIRLGNTVETRGTAFVVYENVQDALRACNKLSGYNFMDRYLVVHYYNPEKAKTEGENVNARYTALEEVKKRYGI from the exons ATGTCCCATAGAACAGCTAACACTGAGGTTAGCTCTATCCTTTTCGTGAAAAATTTGTCGTTTAAAATCACATCAGAAGAAATGTACGATTTATTTGGCAGATATGGACCCATACGACAAATTCGATTGGGAAATACCGTCGAAACTCGAGGAACTGCTTTCGTAGTGTATGAAAATGTTCAAGACGCCCTTCGTGCTTGTAATAAGTTATCTGGATACAACTTTATGGATCGATATTTGGTTG TACATTATTACAATCCAGAAAAGGCAAAGACAGAGGGTGAAAACGTGAATGCTCGATACACTGCCCTTGAAGAAGTTAAAAAACGCTATGGCATTTAA
- the pof4 gene encoding elongin-A, F-box protein Pof4, whose product MLSLKDICIQVAQKYINDIEDIGDYPYALLEPILERAPPDRLYLLEERSPHFRQESQSLWKQHVLRDFALELQQFKVSVPSITDWRSLYERMKKRRHTQYNEASEKLRNAYTKLEQTKQNKRIVPLEREPRSARPQKRLRPSNSYAPKSNSAPKSSLMTKARNDFLKKTSFTRPPVSGDSKFRTSNSPLRPLGSSYHRDKQPTTNPYPMSSTIKPPPASNSLKPNSNSNKSRWQRNSTLQSTSSIPISSLFPKSSRMSNQLPKHS is encoded by the coding sequence atgctttctttgaaagatatATGTATACAGGTGGCTCAAAAGTACATAAACGACATTGAGGATATAGGAGACTACCCTTATGCTCTGCTTGAGCCCATTTTGGAACGCGCACCTCCTGATCGTTTGTATTTACTAGAAGAACGATCCCCCCATTTTAGACAGGAATCTCAGTCCCTGTGGAAACAACATGTCTTGCGCGATTTTGCGCTTGAACTGCAACAATTTAAGGTTTCTGTTCCATCAATTACCGACTGGCGTTCTTTATACGAGAGGATGAAGAAGCGAAGACATACTCAATACAATGAGGCATCCGAAAAACTTCGAAATGCTTACACGAAACTCGAGCAGACGAAGCAGAATAAACGAATTGTACCTTTGGAAAGAGAACCACGTTCTGCCAGGCCGCAGAAACGACTACGTCCATCAAATAGTTATGCCCCCAAAAGCAATTCTGCACCTAAAAGCTCATTAATgacaaaagcaagaaacgatttcttaaagaaaacatcCTTTACGCGACCACCGGTATCAGGCGATTCAAAATTCCGAACTTCAAACTCTCCTTTACGTCCTTTAGGCTCCTCTTATCATAGGGATAAACAGCCTACTACGAATCCCTATCCAATGTCTTCTACGATTAAACCACCTCCTGCGTCTAATTCCCTTAAGCCCAATTCTAATTCCAACAAATCTCGATGGCAGCGTAATTCAACTTTACAGTCAACCTCTTCTATTCCAATTTCATCACTTTTCCCTAAATCATCTCGAATGTCGAATCAGCTACCCAAGCACTCTTAG